A genomic region of Mesorhizobium sp. NZP2077 contains the following coding sequences:
- a CDS encoding ABC transporter substrate-binding protein, translating to MRMPRLTALLTATAVFTTALTLAASAAEVHVLNWKGYGADEPWAVEAFEKATGNKVVNDFFNSEQEMLTKIRTNPGLYDVVMINAAFNDQAMAEKLIQPIDTSKLPNYADISKDKAGSPMLDHDGKVYGVPWVWGLTALAINEKSFDKPPTSIAEMWDPAHKGRVVIRDDAVEAVQFGAIATGQNINDIKDMDAVKTKLTSLMPQIKTFWSSENDWNQMVASNQIDIGTYWSGSADRAKTHFKLPVSLVIPQEGAVAWLDAFSIPAGSKNVEGAQAFINWMIDPKFYVEWVTKVGAPVSANTKAVDALPEDAFNRKVMGDPEVAKRIQFQAPVTDAQREAYLALWQQLKVDVK from the coding sequence ATGCGCATGCCAAGACTGACTGCTCTGCTGACGGCGACCGCCGTCTTCACCACCGCGCTCACGCTGGCCGCCAGTGCCGCTGAAGTGCATGTGCTCAACTGGAAAGGCTACGGCGCCGACGAGCCCTGGGCCGTCGAGGCCTTCGAGAAAGCGACCGGCAACAAGGTCGTCAACGACTTCTTCAATTCCGAACAGGAAATGCTGACCAAGATCCGGACCAATCCCGGCCTCTATGACGTCGTCATGATCAACGCCGCCTTCAACGACCAGGCGATGGCGGAAAAGCTGATCCAGCCGATCGATACCTCGAAACTGCCGAACTATGCCGACATCAGCAAGGACAAGGCCGGCTCGCCGATGCTCGACCATGACGGCAAGGTCTATGGTGTGCCGTGGGTGTGGGGTCTGACGGCGCTCGCCATCAACGAAAAGTCCTTCGACAAGCCGCCGACGTCGATCGCGGAAATGTGGGATCCCGCCCACAAGGGCCGCGTCGTCATCCGCGACGACGCCGTCGAGGCGGTGCAGTTCGGTGCCATCGCCACCGGCCAGAACATCAACGACATCAAGGATATGGATGCGGTCAAGACGAAGCTGACCTCGCTGATGCCGCAGATCAAGACCTTCTGGAGCTCGGAGAACGACTGGAACCAGATGGTCGCCTCCAACCAGATCGACATCGGCACCTACTGGAGCGGCTCGGCCGACCGCGCCAAGACCCACTTCAAGCTGCCGGTTTCGCTGGTCATTCCGCAGGAAGGCGCCGTCGCCTGGCTCGATGCCTTTTCCATTCCGGCCGGTTCCAAGAATGTCGAGGGTGCGCAAGCCTTCATCAACTGGATGATCGACCCGAAATTCTATGTCGAATGGGTCACCAAGGTCGGCGCGCCGGTCTCGGCCAACACCAAGGCGGTGGACGCGCTGCCGGAGGATGCCTTCAACCGCAAGGTGATGGGTGATCCCGAGGTCGCCAAGCGCATCCAGTTCCAAGCGCCGGTCACCGACGCCCAGCGCGAGGCCTATCTGGCGCTCTGGCAGCAGCTCAAGGTCGACGTGAAGTAA
- a CDS encoding GntR family transcriptional regulator: MKRRAVQLSPGTGKPEQIATVLEHEIRSGVLGFGDRLQSENELVQRFSVSRNTVRKGLEELSSRGLITTKVGIGSFVTFDGKPVDDSIGWSRALANAGANAETRTLRLEVIEDADLAALLGIERPFFIAVDRVRTNASDGHAISIERSRLPLSPELEDVPLRGLREGSLHQTLRGAGLIPDHGEEWVGIEMLNAEDAAILGCPQGTPFLRGRRLTRAADDRPIEYVTSLLNPAHFALHMRF; the protein is encoded by the coding sequence ATGAAGCGGCGCGCGGTTCAACTGTCTCCCGGCACGGGCAAGCCCGAGCAGATAGCTACCGTTCTGGAGCATGAAATCCGCTCCGGCGTTCTCGGCTTCGGCGACCGCCTGCAAAGCGAGAACGAGCTCGTCCAGCGCTTCTCCGTCAGCCGCAACACGGTCCGCAAGGGCCTCGAGGAACTGTCCAGCCGCGGGCTGATCACCACCAAGGTCGGCATAGGCTCCTTCGTCACCTTCGACGGCAAGCCGGTCGACGATTCGATCGGCTGGTCACGGGCGCTGGCGAATGCCGGCGCCAATGCCGAGACAAGGACGCTTCGGCTGGAGGTCATTGAAGACGCCGATCTCGCTGCCTTGCTTGGCATCGAAAGGCCGTTCTTCATCGCCGTCGACCGGGTGCGCACCAATGCCAGCGATGGCCATGCGATCTCGATCGAGCGCAGCCGCCTACCGCTGTCACCGGAGCTGGAAGATGTGCCGCTGCGCGGGTTGCGCGAGGGCTCGCTGCACCAGACGCTGCGCGGTGCCGGCCTTATCCCCGACCATGGCGAGGAATGGGTCGGCATCGAGATGCTCAACGCCGAGGATGCGGCCATCCTCGGTTGCCCGCAAGGCACGCCGTTCCTGCGCGGCCGCCGGCTGACCCGCGCCGCCGATGACCGGCCGATCGAGTATGTCACCAGCCTGCTCAATCCTGCTCATTTCGCGCTGCATATGAGGTTCTGA
- a CDS encoding ADP-ribosylglycohydrolase family protein, giving the protein MPDTLDRAMGALVGGALGDALGMPTQLLSPARIAELYGHVEDFIAPFADHPVSKGLAAGTITDDTEQALLLGRILVESGERFDHARWVNALLDWEREVKARGSYDLLGPSTKRAIDAINNGVPAEEAGRSGDTNGAAMRIAPVGIMMPLEPLDAFVAKVAETCRATHNTSIAIASAAAVAAAVSCGVAGGDWRAASDTAVAAARRGATLGRWVTGGDIAARIVWARDLVRGNVMRDAIRLITDLVGTGVASQESVPAAFAVLEVAGGDPWHAAVISANLGGDTDTIGAIAAGMAGACAGLSQLPGDRVTGLRGIDMAQVRALAADLVEARTSKGLTPKTGSGKDAAA; this is encoded by the coding sequence ATGCCGGACACGCTTGATCGCGCCATGGGCGCGCTTGTCGGCGGAGCGCTGGGAGACGCGCTCGGCATGCCGACGCAGCTTTTGTCGCCGGCCCGGATTGCAGAGCTCTACGGCCATGTCGAGGATTTCATCGCGCCCTTCGCCGACCATCCGGTGTCGAAGGGGCTCGCGGCCGGCACCATTACCGATGATACCGAACAGGCGCTGCTGCTCGGCCGCATCCTGGTTGAGTCCGGCGAGCGTTTCGACCATGCGCGCTGGGTCAACGCGCTGCTCGACTGGGAGCGCGAGGTCAAGGCGCGCGGCAGCTACGATCTCCTGGGGCCATCGACCAAGCGTGCCATCGATGCCATCAACAATGGCGTGCCGGCGGAGGAGGCGGGACGCAGCGGCGACACCAATGGAGCGGCCATGCGCATCGCGCCGGTCGGCATCATGATGCCGCTGGAGCCGCTCGATGCATTCGTCGCCAAGGTGGCCGAGACCTGCCGGGCGACGCACAACACCTCGATCGCCATAGCGTCGGCCGCAGCGGTCGCTGCCGCCGTCAGCTGCGGTGTTGCCGGCGGCGACTGGCGCGCCGCCTCCGACACTGCTGTCGCTGCTGCCAGACGAGGGGCGACGCTTGGCCGTTGGGTGACCGGCGGCGACATCGCCGCGCGTATCGTCTGGGCGCGGGACCTGGTGCGCGGCAATGTGATGAGGGACGCGATCCGGCTGATCACCGATCTGGTCGGCACCGGCGTCGCCAGCCAGGAATCGGTTCCGGCGGCCTTCGCGGTGCTGGAAGTCGCCGGCGGCGACCCATGGCATGCAGCGGTCATCAGCGCCAATCTCGGTGGCGACACCGACACGATCGGCGCCATCGCGGCCGGCATGGCCGGCGCGTGCGCCGGGCTTTCGCAGTTGCCTGGGGATCGCGTCACCGGCCTCAGGGGTATCGACATGGCACAGGTTCGCGCGCTGGCCGCTGACCTGGTTGAGGCGCGGACGTCCAAAGGCCTTACGCCAAAAACCGGTTCCGGCAAGGACGCTGCAGCATGA
- a CDS encoding formyltransferase family protein, which produces MRLERLALLSPQTGSSRVSAVFVLDITPYTGPLLAGWLEAGHHIRAIVVPGSRQRQKHFSTSKFRRRLRRKLLLKRYIGNTPARVIEFGRPYDWGTLGSQLSEVNADVLICFAFAALIPAELLGAFPKGGLNLHPALLPNYRGPHPIHRLAVDGQHAVHGGVTLHKMSAGFDDGDILGQVPFSEADWVSLQALTDSMATAMCALVSEVAPAYCKGSLKGMRQPAGDFVWARLEAAHTMISPDMSVEHVALMWHVLGTVPGIYLDVAGHKIRLAFQVRRLGPPTGKAPVRRWGIVEFDLADGRVRYFTYGRLLKRLVKLHATFARPRVRKPSPEIRVFGKAEDGQT; this is translated from the coding sequence GTGCGCCTTGAACGGCTGGCGCTGTTGAGCCCGCAGACCGGCTCTAGCCGGGTTTCGGCCGTATTCGTACTCGACATAACCCCTTACACCGGGCCGCTACTGGCAGGATGGCTTGAAGCAGGTCATCACATCCGTGCGATTGTCGTCCCGGGATCCCGGCAACGCCAGAAACATTTCAGCACCAGCAAGTTTCGCCGAAGGCTGAGGCGCAAACTGCTGCTCAAACGCTATATCGGCAACACGCCGGCAAGGGTGATCGAATTTGGCCGGCCCTATGATTGGGGCACACTCGGCAGCCAATTGTCGGAGGTCAATGCCGATGTGTTGATCTGCTTTGCGTTTGCGGCCCTCATTCCAGCGGAGTTGCTTGGTGCTTTCCCGAAGGGCGGGCTCAATCTTCATCCAGCGTTGCTGCCCAATTATCGGGGTCCGCACCCTATCCATCGCCTGGCCGTCGACGGCCAGCACGCCGTTCATGGTGGTGTGACGCTGCACAAGATGTCTGCCGGTTTCGATGATGGCGACATTCTCGGGCAAGTGCCGTTTTCCGAAGCAGACTGGGTGTCGCTGCAAGCCCTGACCGACAGCATGGCGACCGCGATGTGCGCGCTGGTGAGCGAGGTAGCGCCCGCCTATTGCAAAGGCAGCCTGAAGGGGATGCGGCAGCCGGCCGGCGATTTTGTCTGGGCGCGGCTTGAGGCGGCCCACACAATGATTTCGCCTGACATGTCGGTCGAGCATGTTGCCCTGATGTGGCATGTGCTGGGCACTGTTCCTGGCATCTATCTCGATGTCGCCGGGCACAAGATCAGGCTGGCGTTCCAGGTCAGACGGCTAGGCCCGCCGACGGGCAAGGCGCCAGTCCGGCGGTGGGGGATCGTGGAGTTCGATCTTGCCGATGGCAGGGTCCGGTACTTCACCTATGGCCGCCTGCTCAAACGGCTCGTAAAATTGCATGCTACCTTCGCGCGCCCTCGAGTCAGAAAGCCGTCCCCTGAAATCCGGGTTTTCGGCAAGGCGGAAGATGGGCAGACGTAA
- a CDS encoding DUF3309 family protein yields the protein MSIGTILIIILVIALLGGFSGFGGGPFYGTGYYGGGGLGLVLLIIIVLVVLGRI from the coding sequence ATGAGCATCGGCACCATCCTCATCATCATTCTTGTCATCGCGCTGCTCGGCGGCTTTAGCGGCTTCGGCGGTGGCCCATTCTATGGCACCGGCTACTATGGCGGCGGCGGCCTTGGCCTGGTGCTGCTGATCATCATTGTCCTTGTCGTGCTAGGGCGGATCTAG
- a CDS encoding ABC transporter permease — translation MVSSSTSCPRQLAGSLAKAVPAVISVGLLLVAWELYATYSGIKPTILPAPSRVFEQAMLNHEALIYNAIPTIRATLVGFACSLSAAFVLSMLVDFFRPLRRALFPVFIVSQTLPLVAIAPLVVLWFGFGLTPKIMLVALVTFFPMLVALVEGYEATEVEIGQMLRAMGAGRWRVFVLARLPSALPYFFAGLRISITYAVVGAIFAEYAGAAKGLGIYMLNAKNNFRPDLVLAAVGVSAALTLILFGLTVLLQRLAMPWERVGRQPAENGPGR, via the coding sequence GTGGTCTCATCGTCAACCAGCTGCCCGCGCCAGCTCGCGGGTTCTCTTGCCAAGGCAGTGCCCGCCGTCATCTCGGTCGGGTTGCTCCTTGTGGCGTGGGAACTCTACGCCACCTATTCCGGCATCAAACCAACGATCCTGCCGGCGCCGTCACGCGTCTTCGAACAGGCGATGCTCAATCATGAGGCGCTCATCTACAACGCCATTCCCACCATCCGCGCCACGCTGGTCGGCTTTGCTTGTTCGCTGAGCGCCGCCTTCGTTCTGTCGATGCTGGTCGATTTTTTCCGGCCGTTGCGGCGCGCTTTGTTTCCAGTCTTCATTGTCAGCCAGACCTTGCCGCTGGTGGCGATCGCGCCGCTGGTTGTGTTGTGGTTCGGCTTCGGGCTGACCCCCAAGATCATGCTGGTGGCGCTGGTCACCTTCTTTCCGATGCTGGTGGCTCTGGTCGAGGGGTATGAGGCGACCGAGGTCGAGATCGGCCAAATGCTGCGCGCCATGGGGGCAGGGCGGTGGCGCGTCTTCGTGCTGGCACGGCTGCCTTCGGCGCTGCCCTATTTCTTCGCGGGCTTGAGGATCTCCATCACCTATGCCGTGGTCGGCGCCATCTTCGCCGAATATGCCGGCGCGGCCAAAGGGCTGGGCATCTACATGCTCAACGCCAAGAACAATTTCCGCCCCGATCTGGTGCTGGCCGCGGTCGGCGTCAGCGCCGCGCTGACGCTCATCCTGTTTGGGCTGACAGTGCTTTTGCAGCGCCTCGCCATGCCTTGGGAGCGGGTCGGCCGGCAGCCGGCAGAAAATGGGCCGGGGCGATGA
- a CDS encoding ABC transporter ATP-binding protein, which produces MSRLELRHVRKAFGVLDVLADISLNVGAGEFVSILGPSGAGKSTLFQLLTGAEHGEGEMFFDGAPLHDHGRHFAFMPQRDALMPWRRILDNATLGLEVQGVRRKAARARVAPLFAEFGLAGFERHFPAQLSGGMRQRAALLRTVVQERDMLLLDEPFGALDALTRAAMQRWLEQMWRYHRWTALLITHDVHEAVFLSDRIYVLSARPARVLREIRVPLPRPRDPTGAAARQASALEAEILDILLDPQPSKGHDHD; this is translated from the coding sequence ATGAGCCGGCTCGAATTGCGGCATGTGCGCAAGGCGTTTGGCGTGCTCGACGTGCTCGCCGATATTTCGCTCAACGTCGGTGCCGGCGAATTCGTCTCGATCCTAGGGCCTTCGGGCGCCGGCAAGTCGACGCTGTTCCAGCTTCTGACGGGTGCGGAGCATGGCGAGGGCGAGATGTTTTTCGACGGCGCGCCACTCCACGACCATGGCAGGCATTTTGCCTTCATGCCGCAGCGCGACGCCCTGATGCCGTGGCGGCGTATCCTCGACAACGCGACGCTCGGGCTCGAAGTGCAAGGCGTCAGGCGCAAGGCGGCACGGGCGCGCGTCGCGCCGCTGTTTGCCGAGTTCGGGCTTGCCGGCTTCGAGCGGCATTTTCCGGCACAGCTTTCGGGCGGCATGCGCCAGCGCGCGGCGTTGCTGCGCACGGTGGTGCAGGAGCGCGACATGCTTTTGCTCGACGAGCCGTTCGGCGCGCTCGACGCACTGACCCGCGCGGCCATGCAGCGCTGGCTCGAGCAGATGTGGCGGTATCATCGCTGGACGGCGCTGCTGATCACGCATGATGTGCACGAGGCCGTGTTCCTGTCCGACCGCATCTATGTGCTGTCGGCGCGCCCAGCGCGTGTGTTGCGTGAAATCAGGGTGCCGTTGCCGCGCCCGCGCGATCCGACCGGCGCCGCCGCGCGCCAGGCCAGCGCACTCGAGGCCGAGATCCTCGACATTTTGCTCGACCCGCAACCCTCCAAAGGACATGACCATGACTGA
- a CDS encoding PfkB family carbohydrate kinase, whose product MSGRLVHIGSAVVDYVYRIDALPAPGTEKTASSFAQVAGGGFNMMVAATRTGMTVVFGGQLGSGPNGDFLRAAFAAEGIETLTPPSPVMDSGNCVAMISSDAERTFVSWPGAESVLSLDMMAPVSVAPGDWVFTSGYTLSYPGSRDALTDWIEALPEDIPFVFDPTPVISDIPRPILSRVLARTTWLSCNTTEAAEIAGPGDVETLAARLLADHCPQAAGVVIRSAAKGCHIRLADGTAQTIAGFKVDAIDTNGAGDTHIGAFVSALARGAPPFEAARYANAAASISVTRHGGSSAPTDAEIQTFLSQANGPSTGTPGQNQKAHQTA is encoded by the coding sequence ATGAGCGGGCGTCTCGTTCATATCGGTAGCGCGGTGGTCGACTATGTCTACCGCATCGACGCCTTGCCGGCGCCGGGCACCGAGAAGACGGCATCGAGCTTTGCCCAGGTCGCCGGCGGCGGCTTCAACATGATGGTCGCGGCCACCCGAACCGGCATGACAGTGGTGTTTGGCGGCCAGCTCGGCAGCGGGCCGAACGGTGATTTCCTGCGCGCTGCCTTCGCCGCCGAGGGCATCGAAACGCTGACGCCGCCATCGCCTGTGATGGACAGCGGCAATTGCGTTGCCATGATCTCGAGCGATGCCGAACGCACTTTCGTGTCGTGGCCAGGTGCTGAAAGCGTGCTCAGCCTCGACATGATGGCGCCGGTATCGGTGGCGCCGGGCGATTGGGTGTTCACCTCGGGCTATACGCTGAGCTATCCGGGCAGCCGCGATGCGCTTACCGACTGGATCGAGGCGCTGCCGGAAGACATTCCCTTTGTCTTCGACCCGACGCCGGTCATTTCAGACATTCCACGCCCGATCCTATCGCGGGTGCTCGCCCGCACCACATGGCTGAGCTGCAACACGACGGAAGCCGCCGAGATCGCCGGCCCTGGCGATGTCGAGACCCTCGCGGCGCGGCTGCTTGCCGACCATTGCCCGCAGGCGGCCGGTGTCGTCATCCGCAGCGCCGCTAAGGGCTGCCATATCAGGCTGGCCGACGGCACGGCGCAGACCATCGCCGGGTTCAAGGTCGACGCCATCGACACCAACGGCGCCGGCGATACCCATATCGGCGCTTTCGTCAGCGCGCTGGCGCGCGGCGCGCCACCCTTCGAGGCGGCGCGCTACGCCAATGCGGCGGCGTCCATTTCGGTCACCCGCCATGGCGGTTCATCGGCGCCGACCGATGCCGAAATCCAGACTTTCCTGAGCCAGGCCAATGGTCCTTCGACCGGCACGCCGGGCCAGAACCAGAAGGCCCATCAGACAGCCTGA
- a CDS encoding isoprenylcysteine carboxylmethyltransferase family protein gives MVACNGPFEGSSGCLPLLTSKSEALSHNNGGGYFSAARRRDLLVDLREGFFRLCALACAALFVYRGVYQVVEDPTRLNAALVAISEILTFTWLLLSRRPVSRDWNPLTVIVSVTASFGVALISLEPGVVLVPVYVAAPLQLVALLFVIWGKISLGRSFAILPANRGVMTGGAYRLVRHPIYAGYLAGHVLYLLSAFSFHNLAVYAVITYLQLYRILREEALLAAAPEYRAYMERVHYRLFYRIF, from the coding sequence ATGGTTGCGTGCAATGGTCCCTTCGAGGGATCATCGGGGTGCTTGCCTTTGCTCACGTCAAAAAGTGAAGCGCTTTCGCATAATAACGGGGGCGGGTACTTCTCCGCCGCGCGACGGCGTGACCTGCTGGTCGACCTACGCGAAGGCTTCTTTCGCCTCTGCGCCCTGGCCTGCGCGGCGCTGTTCGTCTATCGCGGCGTGTATCAGGTCGTGGAGGATCCGACCCGGCTCAACGCCGCGCTGGTGGCGATTTCCGAGATACTCACCTTCACCTGGCTGCTGTTGTCGCGGCGTCCAGTGTCGCGTGACTGGAATCCGCTCACGGTCATCGTCTCCGTGACCGCCAGTTTCGGGGTTGCGTTGATTAGCCTCGAACCCGGCGTGGTGCTTGTTCCGGTCTACGTTGCTGCGCCGCTGCAGTTGGTTGCGCTGTTGTTTGTCATCTGGGGGAAGATATCGCTGGGCCGGTCCTTCGCCATCCTGCCGGCCAATCGCGGCGTGATGACGGGCGGTGCATACCGGCTTGTGCGGCACCCGATCTATGCCGGCTACCTTGCCGGCCATGTGCTCTATCTGCTGTCGGCCTTTTCCTTCCACAACCTCGCGGTCTATGCGGTGATCACCTATCTGCAACTGTATCGTATCCTGCGCGAAGAGGCCCTGCTTGCCGCCGCGCCGGAGTATCGCGCTTACATGGAGCGTGTGCACTACAGGCTGTTCTACCGGATATTCTGA
- a CDS encoding YkoF family thiamine/hydroxymethylpyrimidine-binding protein — MFSGAQISLYPMTDDFVGVILGALGALDPYRDRLRIETDDISTLLVGPPEVLFPALRDLFVAAALSGKHSVLSAAISRGCPGEPDDPICRSDAFGGPAGPLGPRKEAAISAVRNAPATGQPAAAQFSLYVMGTGDHMDEIYGCIDFLKQSGVYDRSKNFCTKLRGDTGAIFSALNEAFCRFGPGAGHVTLDVTISANSPSAV; from the coding sequence ATGTTTTCAGGCGCACAGATTTCCCTATACCCCATGACCGACGATTTCGTCGGCGTCATCCTTGGCGCGCTCGGCGCGCTCGATCCCTACCGGGACAGGCTCAGGATCGAGACCGACGACATCTCGACCTTGCTGGTCGGGCCGCCGGAGGTGCTGTTCCCGGCTTTGCGCGACCTGTTCGTCGCGGCGGCGCTGAGCGGCAAGCATAGCGTGCTGTCGGCGGCCATTTCGCGCGGCTGCCCGGGCGAGCCGGACGATCCGATCTGCCGCTCCGACGCGTTTGGCGGGCCTGCCGGGCCCCTCGGCCCACGCAAGGAAGCCGCCATCAGCGCCGTGCGCAACGCCCCTGCCACCGGCCAGCCGGCGGCGGCGCAGTTCTCGCTCTACGTGATGGGCACCGGCGACCACATGGACGAGATCTACGGCTGCATCGATTTCCTGAAACAGTCAGGCGTCTACGATCGCTCCAAGAACTTCTGCACCAAACTGCGCGGCGATACGGGCGCGATCTTTTCGGCGCTGAATGAGGCCTTCTGCCGCTTCGGGCCGGGTGCCGGCCACGTAACCCTTGATGTCACGATTTCGGCCAACAGCCCGTCTGCTGTCTGA
- the msrA gene encoding peptide-methionine (S)-S-oxide reductase MsrA — translation MATSIERAVLAGGCFWGMQDLIRRYHGVISTRVGYSGGDVPNATYRNHGTHAEAIEINFDPAVISYRMLLERFFQIHDPTTRNRQGNDVGMSYRSAIYYTSDEQKRVAEDTIADVDASGLWPGKVVTEVAPVGAFWEAEPEHQDYLEKYPNGYTCHFVRPGWKLPVREKAVS, via the coding sequence ATGGCGACTTCGATCGAACGCGCAGTGCTGGCCGGTGGCTGTTTCTGGGGCATGCAGGATCTGATACGGCGTTATCACGGCGTCATCTCCACCCGTGTCGGCTATAGCGGTGGAGATGTGCCCAACGCCACCTACCGCAACCACGGCACCCATGCCGAAGCCATCGAGATCAATTTCGATCCGGCGGTGATCAGCTATCGGATGTTGCTGGAGCGCTTTTTCCAGATCCACGATCCGACGACGCGCAACCGCCAGGGCAACGATGTCGGGATGAGCTACCGTTCGGCGATCTACTATACCAGTGACGAGCAGAAGCGCGTCGCCGAAGACACCATCGCCGACGTCGATGCCTCCGGCCTGTGGCCCGGCAAGGTCGTCACCGAAGTCGCGCCAGTTGGTGCCTTCTGGGAGGCCGAGCCCGAACACCAGGACTATCTGGAGAAATATCCCAACGGCTACACCTGCCATTTCGTCAGGCCAGGCTGGAAGCTGCCGGTTCGAGAAAAGGCCGTGTCATAA
- a CDS encoding ABC transporter substrate-binding protein, whose translation MTDLTRRQALLLTLASGLPLIAGSSRSFAATQKVTVALDWTVNTNHVGLFVAREKGFYREAGLEVDILPYSDTGAGTLVANRVADFGINGTISLFTQKTAGADLKAVYAVVQSETGRVVFNAGRSEIKSPRDLDGLTYGGFGSAWENALISTIIRHDGGKGNFETVTLGTSAYEALANGSVDFTLEVSTWEGVEAELKGIKQRSFVYADYGVPDEHTTLISSSEAYLQANPALAAAFVQATRRGYQFTVDHPGEAATLLIAANQDALTNPALIEASLSALIDGHYLRGENGAIGTMDPAKMVAIGDYLFSVGILRDADGKVLAQRPDFAEYFANLHLG comes from the coding sequence ATGACTGACTTGACGCGCCGACAGGCCCTGCTGCTTACCCTTGCCAGCGGTCTTCCGCTGATCGCCGGATCGAGCCGCTCCTTCGCGGCAACGCAAAAAGTCACCGTCGCGCTCGACTGGACCGTCAACACCAACCACGTCGGGCTGTTCGTCGCCCGCGAAAAAGGGTTTTATCGCGAGGCCGGCCTCGAAGTCGACATTCTGCCCTACAGCGACACCGGCGCCGGCACACTGGTCGCCAACCGTGTCGCCGATTTCGGCATCAACGGCACCATCAGCCTGTTCACCCAGAAGACCGCCGGTGCCGACTTGAAGGCCGTCTATGCGGTGGTGCAGTCAGAGACCGGCCGAGTGGTGTTCAATGCGGGGCGTAGCGAGATCAAAAGCCCCAGGGACCTTGACGGCCTGACCTATGGCGGTTTCGGCAGCGCCTGGGAAAATGCGCTGATCTCGACCATCATCCGCCACGATGGCGGTAAGGGCAATTTCGAGACGGTGACGCTCGGCACCTCGGCCTATGAAGCGCTGGCCAATGGCTCGGTCGATTTCACGCTCGAGGTTTCGACCTGGGAGGGCGTCGAGGCCGAACTCAAAGGCATCAAGCAGCGAAGTTTCGTTTACGCCGACTACGGCGTGCCCGACGAGCACACGACGCTGATCTCGTCGAGCGAAGCCTATCTCCAGGCAAACCCGGCACTGGCGGCGGCCTTTGTCCAGGCAACGCGGCGCGGCTATCAGTTCACCGTCGATCATCCCGGGGAAGCCGCGACGCTGCTGATCGCCGCCAACCAGGATGCCCTGACCAATCCGGCATTGATCGAGGCGTCGCTGAGCGCGCTGATCGACGGGCACTATCTGCGCGGAGAAAACGGCGCCATCGGCACGATGGACCCGGCCAAGATGGTCGCGATCGGCGACTATCTCTTCTCAGTTGGCATTTTGCGCGACGCCGATGGCAAAGTCTTGGCGCAGCGCCCTGATTTCGCGGAGTATTTCGCAAATCTACATCTGGGGTGA
- a CDS encoding pyridoxamine 5'-phosphate oxidase family protein codes for MNIKEMTRQDCVALLKTQRLGRLACVRDHKPYVVPVHFAFGENSIFSFSLPGRKVDWMRANPNVCLQVDDVGGVNGWSSVVVEGLFEELPKAPDPDAGMTGVERMTVQVDGDRRLAWSLLAAHADWWEPGALKPGETLAPSGSHLFYQVRIEAMSGRQASW; via the coding sequence ATGAACATCAAGGAGATGACGCGGCAGGACTGCGTCGCCCTGTTGAAGACGCAGCGCCTTGGTCGCCTGGCCTGCGTGCGTGACCACAAACCCTATGTGGTGCCGGTCCATTTCGCCTTCGGCGAAAATTCCATTTTCAGTTTCTCGCTTCCCGGCAGGAAAGTCGACTGGATGCGGGCCAATCCCAATGTCTGCCTTCAAGTCGACGATGTCGGCGGTGTCAATGGCTGGAGCAGCGTTGTGGTGGAAGGCCTGTTCGAGGAATTGCCCAAAGCGCCTGATCCGGACGCCGGCATGACCGGCGTCGAAAGGATGACCGTTCAGGTCGATGGCGACCGCCGGCTTGCCTGGTCGCTTCTTGCCGCGCATGCCGATTGGTGGGAGCCGGGAGCGCTGAAGCCCGGCGAGACCCTCGCGCCCTCGGGCAGCCATCTCTTCTATCAGGTCAGGATCGAGGCGATGTCGGGAAGACAGGCGTCGTGGTAG